One Trichoderma atroviride chromosome 7, complete sequence DNA segment encodes these proteins:
- a CDS encoding uncharacterized protein (BUSCO:EOG092D2WRH): MPREAEPSLSERTFTLQAISEGLRLDSRKLDQFRPLELSFGDEYGVADVKLGKTRVLAKVSAEVTVPFSDRPFDGIFQITSELGPMVAPSFEVNRPTETEVLLARLLEKTVRRSGALDTESLCLIAGQKCWSVRVDLHILSADGNLIDSSCLAVVAALRHFRRPDTSIEGETLTIYTAAEREPVPLSWLHSPFCTTFDFFGEDGEIVLVDTTWLEEQLRVGSVTFSLNKHGEICQISKLGGKPVEATLIIQCAQTALAKSKEFTDLVDARLAEDAKRRDKGGLMAELSAENER, from the exons ATGCCTCGAGAAGCAGAGCCTTCATTAAGCGAACGGACATTTACCCTTCAGGCCATTAGCGAGGGATTGCGACTGGACAGCCGAAAACTCGACCAGTTTAGACCTCTGGAACTCAGCTTTGGCGATGAGTACGGCGTGGCAGATGTAAAGCTAGGAAAAACGAG GGTATTGGCCAAGGTATCAGCAGAAGTCACAGTCCCCTTCTCTGATCGGCCCTTTGATGGCATCTTTCAAATCACGTCAGAGCTCGGCCCCATGGTCGCCCCTTCATTCGAGGTGAACCGACCAACCGAGACCGAAGTGTTACTCGCCAGACTCCTCGAAAAGACGGTCCGGAGATCAGGAGCCCTGGACACGGAATCTCTCTGTCTCATCGCCGGCCAGAAATGCTGGTCCGTCAGAGTCGACTTGCACATTCTATCCGCCGACGGCAACCTCATCGACAGCTCATGTCTGGCCGTCGTAGCCGCCCTGAGGCACTTTCGAAGACCGGACACCAGCATAGAGGGTGAGACACTCACCATCTACACAGCAGCGGAGCGCGAGCCCGTGCCGTTGAGCTGGCTGCACTCTCCGTTCTGTACGACGTTTGATTTCTTTGGTGAGGACGGCGAGATTGTTTTAGTGGACACAACATGGCTCGAAGAACAGCTGCGGGTGGGCAGCGTGACGTTTAGTCTGAACAAGCATGGTGAAATTTGCCAGATTTCCAAGTTGGGAGGCAAGCCCGTGGAAGCTACGTTGATTATCCAGTGCGCCCAGACGGCGCTGGCAAAGTCAAAGGAGTTTACGGATCTGGTTGATGCGAGACTGGCAGAGGATGCGAAGAGGCGGGACAAGGGCGGCTTGATGGCTGAACTATCTGCAGAGAACgagagatga
- a CDS encoding uncharacterized protein (EggNog:ENOG41) — protein sequence MSAQARRSTGLAVRCGSGAAAAGQRRALAVPVSFSLQHQLRTPQRQRQPCTARALQTLSSPSTIVPPFSLSASSNCYVALADTLSARSSVLLLRPVFRGRIRSLPFIMGAARQARDRSDHHDHGTDHGHDHSHSHGLFGHHHHHDNSYLTSADKNDPGVRITRIGLLSNLAMAIAKFIGGWAFNSKAMIADGWHSIADLASDILTLATVSWSIKPPTDRFPLGFGKVESLGALGVSGMLLVGGCYMGFESAMTLYGHWDPETAHHMLEHAHHGHSHSHSHADLGIPSIHAAWLAAATILVKEWLYQATMKVARERKSSVLASNAVHHRIDSLTGIVTLFAIIGANVIENAAWLDPVGGLLISIMVLQAGLGNSKAAFLELIDQSLDDEVKSSVRKHAQRAIANVSEGHQAELRDITGTKSGPNYLVDLEMAVPGAWTVNDVKDLEDAVRTQVGGKVRGVKRIRVRFVSRDGDVNRKFDEFIPGSARASVSEESDQEEEHNHDHGHDHDHDHKHKH from the exons ATGTCTGCTCAGGCCAGGCGCTCCACGGGCCTGGCCGTGCGGTGCGGTTCTggggcggctgctgctggccagcgcCGCGCCCTGGCCGTGCCAGTGTCATTTAgcctccagcaccagctgaGGACACCTCAACGTCAACGCCAACCTTGCACCGCCAGAGCCCTCCAGAcgctgtcgtcgccgtccaCCATCGTGCCGCCCTTTTCGCTGTCGGCGTCGTCCAATTGCTACGTTGCGCTGGCCGACACCCTCTCGGCGCGCAGCTCCgtgctcctcctccgccccGTCTTCCGCGGCCGCATCCGCTCGCTGCCCTTCATCATGGGCGCCGCCCGCCAGGCACGCGATCGCAGCGACCATCACGACCACGGCACCGACCATGGCCACGaccacagccacagccacggcctctttggccaccaccaccaccacgacAACTCCTACCTCACCTCGGCCGACAAGAACGACCCCGGCGTGCGCATAACGCGGATTGGCCTGCTCAGTaacttggccatggccattgccaagttCATCGGCGGCTGGGCGTTCAACTCAAAGGCCATGATTGCCGACGGCTGGCACAGCATCGCCGACCTCGCCTCCGACATCCTCACGCTCGCGACCGTCTCGTGGAGCATCAAGCCGCCGACCGACCGCTTCCCCCTGGGCTTTGGCAAGGTTGAGAGCCTGGGCGCGCTGGGCGTGTCTGGAATGCTCCTCGTCGGCGGCTGCTACATGGGCTTCGAGAGCGCAATGACATTGTACGGCCATTGGGACCCGGAGACGGCGCATCACATGCTGGAGCACGCCCACCATGGACACAGTCACTCGCACAGTCACGCAGATCTCGGCATTCCCAGCATACACGCAGCTTGGCTAGCGGCGGCCACGATTCTGGTCAAGGAATGGTTATACCAAGCCA CTATGAAGGTTGCGCGCGAGCGCAAGTCGTCGGTCCTCGCCTCCAATGCCGTCCACCATCGCATCGACAGCTTGACGGGTATCGTGACGCTCTTTGCGATTATCGGTGCCAACGTAATCGAAAACGCCGCCTGGCTAGATCCCGTCGGCGGTCTCCTCATTTCCATCATGGTGCTCCAAGCCGGCCTGGGCAACTCCAAGGCAGCCTTCTTGGAGCTGATAGACCAGAGCCTGGATGACGAGGTGAAGTCATCCGTTCGAAAGCATGCGCAGAGGGCCATTGCCAACGTCAGCGAAGGACACCAAGCCGAATTGCGAGACATTACCGGAACCAAATCTGGCCCCAACTACCTGGTCGACCTGGAGATGGCTGTGCCTGGCGCATGGACCGTCAACGACGTCAAGGATCTGGAAGACGCCGTTCGCACCCAGGTAGGAGGCAAGGTGCGCGGGGTGAAGCGCATTCGCGTGCGGTTCGTGTCCCGCGATGGAGATGTGAACCGCAAGTTTGACGAGTTCATCCCGGGCAGCGCTCGGGCGAGTGTTTCCGAGGAATCAGACCAAGAGGAGGAGCACAACCAcgatcatggccatgaccaTGACCATGACCACAAACACAAACATTAG
- a CDS encoding uncharacterized protein (EggNog:ENOG41), which produces MHKPLMRIPYTDILPSPTIIPASAHSLTGALTALHNFFTAPPPNRLPHSAVVLTGAGLSVSSGLPDYRGINGTYRVNKTYRPIYYNEFTQNHEARKRYWARSFLGWPSLLKANPNTGHYAIRDLGEIGLISAVITQNVDSFHPRAHPRVPSLELHGYLRSTKCTTCHTEYPREEFQHQLARLNPRWAALLQEATASGALDTEDPEEKKYRGLKVNPDGDVDLPDAPYTTFRYPPCPRCLADPPIKAEGFRHTVGVDSDGAWALPSTAGILKPNVVMFGENIPSHVRTAAEDAVDNAGKLLILGTSLATYSAWRLVKRAKDRGMPIAIVNMGGVRGEDQFFADLDPSQAGELAVRVEVSTDEVLPALVSQLRQKLASSALSHNASIGNASQDSPYVFKDMLS; this is translated from the coding sequence ATGCACAAACCCTTGATGCGAATCCCCTACACTGACATCCTCCCGTCGCCAACAATCATCCCAGCCTCGGCTCATTCGCTCACCGGCGCTCTCACTGCCCTCCACAACTTCTTCACTGCTCCTCCGCCCAATCGGCTGCCTCACTCTGCCGTCGTGCTCACCGGTGCCGGGCTCTCAGTGTCATCGGGGCTGCCTGACTATCGAGGAATCAATGGCACATATCGAGTGAACAAGACCTATCGGCCCATCTACTACAATGAGTTTACACAGAATCACGAGGCTCGAAAGAGGTATTGGGCGAGGAGCTTCCTTGGGTGGCCTAGTCTTCTCAAGGCAAATCCAAATACGGGACACTATGCTATCAGAGACTTGGGGGAGATTGGGCTGATCAGTGCCGTCATTACTCAGAATGTTGATTCGTTCCATCCTAGAGCCCATCCCCGAGTGCCCTCGCTCGAGCTCCATGGCTATCTAAGGTCAACCAAGTGCACTACCTGCCATACCGAATACCCCCGTGAGGAATTCCAGCATCAACTTGCCCGGCTTAACCCTCGCTGGGCAGCTCTGCTCCAAGAAGCAACGGCATCGGGAGCTCTTGATACCGAGGACCCTGAGGAAAAGAAGTACAGGGGCTTAAAAGTCAACCCAGATGGCGACGTGGACCTTCCCGACGCGCCTTACACCACATTTAGATACCCTCCATGCCCTCGATGCTTGGCCGACCCGCCAATCAAAGCAGAGGGGTTCAGACATACAGTCGGGGTAGACAGCGATGGTGCGTGGGCACTGCCGAGCACAGCTGGCATACTAAAGCCCAATGTCGTCATGTTTGGTGAAAATATCCCCAGCCATGTTCGAACTGCCGCCGAAGATGCCGTCGATAATGCCGGCAAGCTCCTTATCCTGGGGACTTCGCTTGCTACCTATTCCGCGTGGAGGTTGGTCAAGAGAGCCAAGGATCGGGGTAtgcccatcgccatcgtAAATATGGGCGGAGTGAGAGGAGAGGATCAATTCTTTGCCGACCTGGACCCTAGCCAAGCCGGCGAGCTTGCTGTAAGAGTGGAAGTATCGACGGATGAAGTACTTCCAGCTTTGGTCTCGCAGCTTCGTCAGAAGCTAGCATCAAGCGCATTGTCTCATAATGCCTCGATCGGCAATGCTTCACAAGATAGCCCGTATGTCTTCAAAGATATGCTCTCTTAG
- a CDS encoding uncharacterized protein (EggNog:ENOG41~TransMembrane:1 (o76-96i)) has translation MASSQRLLSYAGRQCVAALAADGIARARPGLRFASTAQMKPVNIVEGSFWKSLIPKPMRRANRKLKTKEKKEWNPATYFIVMFLFIGSMSIQMIALRNQTDRYMRQSSLRIAQLREVVQRIQNGEDVDVERILGTGDPQKETEWEEVLQAIERDEASRNPEKQPKQKQTEAQVKTANPPESASQQPPSEQPVKTKTASFGNFF, from the exons ATGGCATCCTCTCAGCGGCTTCTCTCTTACGCCGGAAGGCAATGCGTAGCAGCCCTTGCTGCCGATGGCATTGCGCGTGCAAGACCAGGGCTGCGCTTCGCTAGTACAGCGCAAATGAAGCCAGTGAATATCGTTGAAGGATCTTTTTGGAAGTCTCTTATTCCCAAGCCGATGCGCAGGGCGAACCGCAAGCTGAagacgaaggagaagaaagaatggaACCCGGCCACCTATTTTATCGTCATGTTTCTCTTTATCGGATCAATGTCTATCCAAATGATTGCGCTGCGAAACCAGACAGATCGATACATGCGACAGTCGTCACTACGGATTGCCCAGCTTCGAGAAGTGGTCCAGCGCATACAGAACGGAGAGGATGTTGATGTAGAAAGGATTCTGGGTACCGGTGATCCCCAGAAAGAGACAGAATGGGAAGAGG TGTTGCAAGCAATTGAGCGCGATGAGGCATCTCGAAACCCCGAGAAGCAGCCTaagcagaagcagacggAAGCCCAGGTCAAGACAGCAAACCCACCCGAGAGCgcttctcagcagccaccCTCAGAACAACCTGTCAAGACAAAGACGGCCAGTTTTGGAAATTTCTTTTGA
- a CDS encoding uncharacterized protein (BUSCO:EOG092D034L~MEROPS:MER0010982) gives MTSLQAKVDAVKAAVSSTSTCTPATVVALKELLLPESESLSSRTKSAAARSTKTTSATKTKTGTGRDNASSSQTETLSSRERAALATHVINVTLKTLSEVAKPPPPSTPSKQNSDLREAAGKQSIRRSLSAPLSPVQPRALNRAVASSNSEATLTKPPTQAQSTGCLAIVECARVAFSALRSLKGLTKPEEADFQLETGMSALVGKLLGLGMHDQALKELRVLKRRLDSIISGKLSTSTKGGPESTSTTAVIADLLNFQSAITKPCLATITGYQMQVLKLIAATKKPSHIEAILPHLSDSYVSSPFNLLSALAKDGAKEVAKAARQMASLSQILLSLAPSISSQEDAVAIEPRLSPSPSAAFELQSLAFRIQLKWWKLANHQGHVDNDLLSPFTRCLRAYTRRQKLDKGPVYQIISESFDAIMQLIHSQKYLPESSFNSPLASIHHILGSAAQAERRYAEAYRWFQELKGSLAIGQDSSVLKCAISARLLAVALKKADLDQAVEPLLVEVIEGLDGSLSGTMAELNELLESLSLARRSVVGLLMTCIGPNASKSTVPSSLSNHLKTFILKYPRFVRRWMGLPPGKDVPPKHILQFDQRRQLVAQSLGQTLDATLMVIKCDIQSEESGWQAVDDVLQHCASLLESMGVSNLSTTKIDNLGTYSVKISSLYFSVFSQLRKKSGRSKDENKHLLQALSRSIDVIKNCTEAEQEKAQLSTKLEIFADMCKSSGRTDDAVRTLRAICSNMAENGALSDVATALSTQSPTLAWAMSDKVSLMSRTLRSMARIDKAWNEWTFPLPVAERSAVLEHLTYVSLISSSSSLQSLGLHDAAVAALLRTYSLEKYPVRRLRVLLNLYYQSVGEEEQLLNIVSLAEETWGHLEAGARAEDASLSHFIPHLQAYFTSIFALTHTDGTMSTMIFQAIDSWKSIIRTCQTQDQLCMVIDDPQRLLDHLRSLHQLAGLRGVTRLQLAISELSIAISTVFVGSTEATGDGLILGHSQLAAQYVNIGLFPQALKTIEQTQELLTRYDGLSRQVLVEFYLSQAEYCTGVGNMNAALDSLSKAGDICNAPYSSWAQSKAHASKIISITLLLQSIAALQTGDIQDALSFVKTSVRMLTHDWTKLEAALGGDSKSPDASISEINTSSTDLASTKGKVTGPRFWTLASPLLRSLLHISSVYAHIGMYQETVYYADCAWKIAESTQSSLYIAQVAAWTGSVYLKAGKLPKALATFKDAEEQLPRDICSARVRLARQLGEFYWEIGDDEKAAEFLKIAEETAHLLSMPQNETNAEPVHVQEPTTVQEPLAKPQSAESTKVMRAKRTTRSKAKVPAAPKPAKRDSPRSKTPAAGDIAQLPKDIYYASLHAAIIMSRTLGLIYQKEWASALQALEKVKDLPKLVSVLSQEQVMTAVSLIGRSMEQMISDPVFSVMQDSTISFPAVSASMALSNKLSHMQLSMKNELTAEDFQKNIDYPVFADALERAQALLVEAHASALSSADSSMVRRISTLLQSTVIFLSATLASKSLPQTGLGTIAVDLARNVTWQREQQTMAGLNNDTAPIRIAVPAAKPPTVEAVADMANFQENYVDLIPEKWSVVSISLSDNHHDLCITKFQANQGPFVLRLPLERANSRDADSEVFNFKNGREELLEFIKLANESSHSARDFTAKGERGAWWAEREALDSRLKRLLVTMETTWLGGFKGIFSQHCKRMDPLARFKKDFHQMLDRILPSRNKSRGKKTATKMEAITLDPRILDLFIGLGNPIDPDCEFDEALNDLLYFVVDILQFHGERNAYDEIDFDAMVLETYDALRAYHNAAGSSEREEGTHTILVLDKLLHAFPWESSPCMDGLSVSRVPSLACLRQLIQDAGTNPTNELQGHFVSAKAGTYILNPSSDLKNTQTFFQSAFTTLSSWNGIINKAPKESEFEKALSTSEIMVYFGHGSGAQYIRGKTIRRLEKCRPATFLMGCSSAALTDAGEFECYGPVWNYMMSGCPAVVGTLWDVTDRDIDRFAGRAFEEWGLFARGTFDGATSKGKGRAKSRVEEEDDEMSLPGCDGAPPGDASLAEAVAGARSACRFKYLNGAAVVFYGIPVYIKKE, from the exons ATGACTTCTTTACAAGCAAAAGTCGACGCCGTCAAAGCGGCAGTCTCCTCGACGTCAACATGCACGCCGGCAACCGTCGTAGCACTCAAAGAGTTGCTGCTCCCTGAATCTGAGTCACTATCTTCGAGAACAAAGTCCGCTGCCGCTCGATCTACGAAAACGACGTCTGCTACGAAAACGAAAACCGGCACCGGAAGAGACAATGCCTCCAGCTCACAAACCGAAACTCTGAGCTCCCGCGAGAGAGCTGCTTTGGCGACCCATGTCATCAACGTTACGCTCAAGACCCTGTCCGAAGTAGCGAAGCCTCCACCCCCTTCGACACCTTCGAAGCAAAATAGCGACCttcgagaagcagctgggaAGCAGTCAATTCGACGATCTCTGTCCGCACCGCTTTCTCCCGTACAGCCCAGGGCACTTAACCGTGCGGTTGCGTCTTCCAATAGTGAGGCGACTTTGACGAAACCACCTACGCAGGCCCAATCGACGGGATGCCTTGCTATAGTAGAGTGTGCACGTGTTGCATTTTCTGCCCTTCGATCCCTCAAAGGCCTAACAAAGCCCGAAGAGGCGGACTTTCAGCTGGAGACTGGCATGTCCGCGCTGGTAGGGAAGTTGCTGGGCCTGGGGATGCATGATCAAGCTCTTAAGGAGCTGAGAGTACTCAAACGAAGGCTGGACAGTATTATAAGCGGGAAACTCTCGACGAGCACCAAGGGCGGACCCGAAAGCACCAGTACTACTGCAGTAATTGCCGATTTGTTGAATTTCCAGAGCGCTATTACGAAGCCTTGCCTTGCGACCATCACAGGCTATCAGATGCAGGTTTTGAAGTTAATCGCAGCGACCAAAAAGCCGTCTCACATCGAAGCCATCCTTCCCCACCTCAGCGATTCATATGTCTCGTCCCCATTCAACCTCTTGTCTGCTCTCGCCAAGGATGGAGCAAAAGAGGTTGCAAAGGCAGCTCGTCAAATGGCGTCCTTATCACAGATTCTCTTGTCCCTTGCGCCGAGCATTTCTAGCCAAGAAGATGCAGTAGCTATCGAACCACGACTAAGCCCATCTCCTAGCGCCGCCTTTGAGTTACAATCTTTGGCTTTCCGGATACAACTGAAGTGGTGGAAACTAGCTAATCATCAGGGACATGTTGATAATGACCTGCTCTCGCCCTTCACTCGCTGCCTACGAGCTTACACCCGACGGCAAAAGCTAGATAAAGGCCCTGTTTACCAAATAATATCTGAATCATTCGACGCAATAATGCAGCTCATTCATTCCCAAAAGTATCTCCCAGAATCATCATTCAATTCGCCTCTAGCATCAATACACCATATTTTAGGATCCGCAGCGCAAGCAGAACGACGATATGCCGAAGCCTACCGCTGGTTTCAAGAATTGAAAGGGTCTCTGGCCATAGGGCAAGACTCATCTGTTCTCAAGTGTGCAATCTCTGCGCGCCTCCTTGCTGTTGCGCTAAAGAAAGCCGACTTGGACCAAGCTGTCGAGCCTCTCCTTGTCGAGGTCATCGAAGGGTTGGATGGAAGCCTAAGTGGAACCATGGCGGAGCTGAACGAACTTCTCGAAAGCCTTTCGCTGGCAAGGCGCTCCGTCGTTGGCCTCTTGATGACATGCATAGGGCCAAATGCGTCGAAAAGCACTGTTCCGAGCTCACTCTCAAATCATCTTAAGACCTTCATACTCAAGTATCCGCGATTTGTACGCCGATGGATGGGGCTGCCTCCAGGCAAAGATGTGCCGCCTAAGCATATTCTCCAGTTTGATCAACGGCGACAGCTCGTCGCACAATCCCTAGGCCAGACTCTTGACGCTACCCTGATGGTCATCAAGTGCGATATCCAATCCGAAGAGAGCGGATGGCAAGCCGTCGACGATGTGCTTCAGCACTGCGCTTCGCTTCTCGAATCAATGGGCGTTTCTAATCTATCAACCACCAAGATTGATAATCTTGGCACTTACTCCGTCAAGATCTCGAGCCTCTACTTCTCTGTCTTTTCTCAGCTTCGAAAGAAGTCCGGTCGATCCAAAGACGAGAATAAGCATCTCCTTCAAGCTTTGAGTCGATCGATCGATGTTATTAAAAACTGTACGGAGGCCgagcaagaaaaagcacAACTATCGACAAAACTAGAAATATTTGCAGACATGTGCAAGAGCTCTGGCAGGACTGACGATGCTGTACGCACACTACGAGCAATTTGTTCCAATATGGCTGAGAACGGCGCATTATCTGATGTTGCCACCGCTCTCTCCACTCAGTCTCCAACTCTGGCGTGGGCTATGAGCGACAAAGTCTCACTCATGTCACGCACTTTGCGTTCCATGGCTAGAATCGACAAGGCGTGGAATGAATGGACCTTTCCGCTTCCTGTGGCAGAGCGCTCTGCGGTTCTCGAGCATTTGACGTATGTCAGTCTCATCAGTTCATCCTCATCACTGCAATCGCTGGGGCTGCACGACGCAGCAGTGGCTGCGTTGCTTCGCACATACTCGTTGGAGAAATATCCGGTTCGCCGCCTCCGTGTGCTGCTGAACCTTTACTACCAAAgcgtgggagaagaagagcagctaCTGAACATCGTTTCGCTTGCTGAGGAAACATGGGGACATCTAGAGGCCGGGGCCAGGGCGGAAGATGCCTCGTTATCTCATTTCATCCCGCACTTGCAAGCCTATTTTACATCCATCTTTGCATTGACGCACACGGATGGAACGATGTCTACGATGATCTTCCAGGCAATCGACTCTTGGAAAAGCATCATCAGAACTTGTCAGACGCAAGACCAGCTTTGCATGGTAATTGACGATCCCCAAAGACTTCTCGATCATTTGCGATCTCTACACCAACTTGCGGGCCTAAGGGGAGTGACACGCCTCCAACTCGCAATTTCCGAACTTAGTATTGCCATATCGACGGTGTTTGTTGGATCTACTGAGGCAACAGGTGATGGCTTGATCCTTGGTCACAGCCAGCTAGCAGCGCAATACGTCAACATTGGACTCTTCCCCCAAGCTCTAAAGACAATAGAACAGACCCAAGAGCTCCTCACCCGTTACGATGGCCTATCCCGCCAAGTTCTTGTCGAATTCTACCTCTCCCAGGCCGAGTATTGTACGGGCGTTGGCAACATGAACGCTGC TCTCGATTCTTTATCCAAAGCCGGTGATATTTGCAACGCCCCATACTCCTCTTGGGCTCAAAGCAAAGCTCATGCATCCAAGATAATCTCCATCACCTTACTGCTACAGTCCATTGCTGCTCTTCAAACTGGAGATATTCAAGACGCACTGTCTTTTGTAAAGACGAGTGTTCGCATGCTTACTCACGATTGGACCAAATTAGAAGCAGCATTGGGGGGCGATTCGAAGAGCCCAGATGCCAGTATATCGGAAAtcaacaccagcagcacAGATTTGGCTTCGACGAAAGGGAAAGTAACTGGCCCTCGATTCTGGACTCTAGCCAGTCCACTTCTTCGAAGCCTCTTACATATCTCTTCTGTATACGCCCATATTGGCATGTACCAGGAAACTGTCTATTATGCCGACTGTGCCTGGAAGATTGCGGAGAGTACTCAGTCTTCGCTCTACATAGCACAAGTGGCTGCATGGACTGGCTCTGTATATCTCAAGGCCGGAAAGCTGCCCAAAGCACTTGCTACCTTTAAAGATGCAGAAGAACAGCTGCCGCGTGATATCTGTTCTGCTCGTGTACGCCTTGCTCGTCAACTCGGGGAGTTTTATTGGGAAATCGGAGACGATGAGAAAGCTGCAGAGTTTTTGAAAATAGCTGAGGAGACTGCCCATCTCCTCAGCATGCCCCAGAATGAAACCAACGCCGAACCTGTTCATGTTCAAGAACCCACTACAGTTCAGGAACCCCTTGCAAAGCCTCAGAGCGCCGAATCTACCAAAGTCATGAGGgcaaaaagaacaacaagGTCAAAGGCCAAAGTACCGGCCGCTCCTAAACCCGCAAAGCGAGACTCTCCCAGGTCTAAGACACCTGCCGCAGGAGACATCGCTCAGCTACCCAAAGACATATACTACGCATCCCTGCACGCTGCTATCATTATGTCTCGCACTTTGGGACTCATTTACCAGAAAGAGTGGGCGTCGGCTCTACAGGCTTTGGAGAAAGTCAAAGATTTGCCCAAGCTTGTCAGCGTACTCTCTCAAGAGCAAGTAATGACGGCCGTTTCATTGATTGGACGCAGCATGGAGCAGATGATATCCGATCCTGTCTTCTCTGTAATGCAAGACTCGAccatttcttttcctgctgtCTCTGCTTCCATGGCTCTATCCAATAAGTTGTCACATATGCAACTATCGATGAAAAATGAGCTTACTGCGGAGGACTTTCAGAAAAATATTGATTATCCTGTATTTGCGGACGCATTAGAGCGAGCACAAGCGCTTCTCGTGGAAGCTCATGCTTCTGCTCTTTCCAGTGCCGATAGTAGCATGGTTCGTCGCATCTCTACGCTGCTTCAAAGCACAGTCATTTTCTTGTCGGCAACATTGGCTTCAAAATCTCTTCCACAAACAGGGTTGGGTACGATTGCTGTAGATTTGGCCCGGAATGTGACGTGGCAGCGAGAGCAGCAAACTATGGCCGGGCTCAATAACGACACAGCCCCTATTCGCATTGCAGTTCCAGCTGCCAAGCCGCCGACAGTAGAAGCAGTGGCTGATATGGCCAACTTCCAAGAGAACTATGTGGATTTGATCCCAGAGAAGTGGAGTGTTGTCTCCATTTCGCTGAGTGATAACCATCATGACCTCTGTATCACCAAATTCCAAGCGAACCAAGGACCGTTTGTGTTGCGTCTTCCATTGGAAAGAGCCAACTCTCGAGATGCTGACTCCGAAGTATTCAACTTTAAAAACGGCCGCGAAGAATTATTGGAATTTATTAAACTGGCAAATGAAAGCAGTCACTCTGCACGAGACTTTACTGCCAAAGGGGAGCGTGGAGCTTGGTGGGCAGAGCGAGAGGCTTTGGACTCTCGATTGAAGCGGCTCCTGGTAACTATGGAAACTACGTGGCTGGGAGGATTCAAGGGCATCTTTTCGCAGCATTGCAAGCGGATGGATCCGTTGGCTCGCTTTAAGAAGGACTTTCACCAAATGCTTGACAGAATCCTGCCGTCTCGAAACAAAAGCCGAGGGAAAAAGACGGCGACCAAGATGGAGGCTATTACTTTGGATCCTCGGATTCTGGATCTCTTCATTGGACTGGGCAATCCAATTGATCCTGACTGCGAGTTTGATGAGGCGCTTAATGATTTGCTTTACTTTGTCGTGGATATTCTGCAGTTCCACGGCGAACGGAACGCATACGATGAGATCGACTTTGACGCAATGGTCCTGGAGACCTACGACGCTCTGCGTGCGTATCACAATGCTGCAGGCTCCTCGGAGAGGGAGGAAGGGACGCATACCATACTCGTACTTGATAAACTCCTTCACGCTTTCCCCTGGGAGTCTTCGCCTTGCATGGACGGTCTGTCTGTATCTCGAGTGCCTTCACTCGCATGCCTTCGACAGCTCATTCAGGATGCTGGGACAAATCCAACAAACGAATTACAAGGCCATTTCGTCTCAGCAAAAGCTGGTACTTATATCCTCAACCCTTCGTCTGACCTGAAGAATACACAGACATTCTTCCAGTCAGCCTTTACAACTCTTTCATCGTGGAACGGTATCATCAATAAAGCGCCAAAGGAATCTGAATTCGAAAAGGCCCTTTCGACATCCGAGATTATGGTATACTTTGGTCACGGTAGCGGTGCCCAGTATATTCGCGGAAAGACGATTCGACGGCTGGAAAAGTGCAGGCCGGCAACGTTCCTCatgggctgcagctctgccgcCCTCACTGACGCAGGAGAGTTTGAATGCTACGGCCCAGTCTGGAACTACATGATGTCAGGCTGTCCCGCCGTGGTGGGTACGCTCTGGGACGTGACAGATCGTGATATCGATCGTTTCGCAGGCAGGGCTTTTGAGGAATGGGGTCTCTTTGCCAGAGGCACATTTGATGGCGCCACGAGTAAGGGCAAAGGCAGGGCTAAGAGCCgtgtcgaagaagaagatgatgagatgagccTCCCTGGATGTGATGGCGCTCCTCCAGGCGATGCTTCCCTTGCCGAAGCGGTAGCAGGGGCGAGAAGTGCATGTCGTTTCAAGTATCTTAATGGCGCGGCAGTGGTGTTTTATGGAATTCCGGTTTACATCAAGAAAGAATGA